One part of the Ailuropoda melanoleuca isolate Jingjing chromosome 6, ASM200744v2, whole genome shotgun sequence genome encodes these proteins:
- the PRF1 gene encoding perforin-1, producing MGARLFLPGLLLLLPTPTPAPCRTATRNECRSNRVFVPGTALAGEGVDVTTLKRSGSFPVDTESFLRPDGTCTLCQNALQEDALQRLPLALTGWRAQGSGCQRQVVRAKASSTEGVAREAASNIRNDWRVGLDVSPKPSVNVQVTVAGSHSKMANFAAHKTHQDQYRFTTDLVECRFYSFHLVHSPPLHPNFQRALSDLPPNFNTSTEADYLRLISSYGTHFIRSMELGGQISALTALRTCELALDGLTASEVEDCLAVEAQVSISGRASSSSEFKACEEKKQQHKMETSFHQSYQERFSQIVGGHHTSMGDLLFGTQAGPEQFSAWMNSLLDRPGLVDYTLEPLHVLVESKDPRREALRQAVSKYVMDRARWKDCSRPCPPGQRKSPHNPCQCVCHSSATTNQDCCPRQRGLARLEVMNFQATGLWGDNFTPTDAYLKVFFGGQELRTNTVWNNNHPKWMTRLDFGDVLLSMGGPLRVQVWDQDNGWDDDLLGTCDQKAQTGSHEVRCHLNHGHLRFSYQAKCLPHLEGPTCLQYAPHGLLGAPPGNRSGPVW from the exons ATGGGCGCCCGCCTGTTCCTCCCgggcctcctcctgctgctgcccacGCCCACCCCGGCGCCCTGCCGCACGGCCACCCGCAATGAGTGCCGGAGCAACCGCGTGTTCGTACCCGGCACAGCGCTGGCCGGGGAGGGCGTGGACGTGACCACCCTCAAGCGCTCGGGCTCCTTCCCGGTGGACACAGAGAGCTTCCTGCGCCCCGATGGCACCTGCACCCTCTGCCAGAATGCCCTGCAGGAGGACGCCCTCCAACGCCTGCCCCTGGCACTGACCGGCTGGCGCGCCCAGGGCTCAGGCTGCCAGCGCCAAGTGGTCAGGGCCAAGGCCAGCTCCACCGAAGGCGTGGCCAGGGAGGCGGCCAGCAACATCCGCAACGACTGGCGGGTGGGGCTGGATGTGTCTCCCAAACCCAGCGTCAATGTGCAGGTGACCGTGGCTGGCTCGCACTCCAAGATGGCCAACTTCGCTGCCCACAAGACCCACCAGGACCAGTATCGGTTCACCACTGACTTGGTGGAGTGTCGCTTCTACAG TTTTCACCTGGTACACTCTCCCCCGCTCCACCCCAACTTCCAGAGGGCCCTCAGCGACCTGCCCCCCAACTTCAACACCTCCACAGAGGCTGACTACCTCAGGCTCATCTCCAGCTACGGCACCCACTTCATCCGGTCCATGGAGCTGGGAGGCCAGATCTCGGCCCTCACTGCCCTGCGCACCTGTGAGCTGGCCCTGGACGGGCTCACGGCCAGCGAGGTGGAGGACTGCCTGGCCGTCGAGGCCCAGGTCAGCATAAGCGGCCGCGCCAGCTCTTCATCAGAATTCAAGGCCTGtgaggagaagaagcagcagcacaaGATGGAGACCTCCTTCCACCAGTCCTACCAGGAACGCTTTTCCCAAATAGTTGGGGGCCACCACACCTCCATGGGCGACCTGCTGTTTGGGACACAGGCCGGGCCGGAGCAGTTCTCAGCCTGGATGAACTCACTGCTGGACAGACCCGGCCTGGTGGACTATACCCTGGAGCCCCTGCACGTGCTCGTGGAGAGCAAAGACCCCCGGCGGGAGGCGCTGAGGCAGGCCGTGAGCAAGTACGTGATGGACCGGGCCCGCTGGAAGGACTGCAGCAGGCCCTGCCCCCCGGGGCAGCGGAAGAGCCCCCACAACCCATGCCAGTGCGTGTGCCACAGCTCGGCAACCACCAACCAGGACTGCTGCCCCCGGCAGAGGGGCCTGGCCCGCTTGGAGGTTATGAACTTCCAGGCGACAGGCCTGTGGGGAGACAACTTCACCCCCACAGACGCCTATCTGAAAGTCTTCTTTGGAGGCCAGGAGCTGAGAACCAACACGGTGTGGAACAATAACCACCCCAAGTGGATGACGCGGCTGGACTTCGGGGACGTGCTCCTGTCCATGGGGGGGCCCCTGAGGGTGCAGGTCTGGGACCAAGACAATGGCTGGGACGATGACCTCCTTGGCACCTGTGACCAGAAAGCACAGACTGGCTCCCATGAGGTGAGATGCCACCTGAACCACGGTCACCTGAGATTCTCCTACCAGGCCAAGTGCTTGCCTCACCTGGAGGGGCCTACCTGCCTGCAGTATGCCCCCCACGGTCTTTTGGGGGCACCTCCAGGAAACCGGAGCGGGCCAGTGTGGTGA